The proteins below come from a single Deltaproteobacteria bacterium genomic window:
- a CDS encoding SDR family oxidoreductase, protein MHESLLIACTRGPAASALASTLGAGLLALPDEVDALEAWREREAGGAKCARIAVGLMHGREISARALLGVDPASWLARAEDPIARWVFALGVAAARCWDDGAIVAVIDRPAPLDCAGFAPESAAADAACALVRSLARSEGARGVRVNAVVTSARLAPATPVAPAPPLASFPGRLEREVVGAVRMLLADDASGVTGQVIAADCGRTW, encoded by the coding sequence ATGCACGAATCGCTGCTCATCGCCTGCACTCGTGGCCCCGCTGCGAGCGCGCTCGCGAGCACGCTAGGCGCCGGACTTCTCGCGCTGCCCGATGAGGTGGACGCGCTCGAAGCCTGGCGCGAGCGCGAAGCCGGTGGCGCGAAGTGCGCGCGCATCGCGGTCGGGCTCATGCACGGGCGCGAGATCTCCGCACGCGCGTTGTTAGGGGTCGACCCCGCGAGCTGGCTCGCGCGCGCGGAGGACCCGATCGCGCGCTGGGTGTTCGCGCTCGGCGTCGCCGCGGCGCGCTGCTGGGACGACGGCGCGATCGTCGCGGTGATCGACCGCCCGGCGCCGCTCGATTGCGCCGGCTTCGCACCCGAGAGCGCGGCTGCCGACGCCGCGTGCGCGCTGGTGCGCTCCCTTGCGCGCTCCGAGGGCGCTCGCGGTGTGCGCGTGAACGCTGTGGTGACGAGCGCGCGGCTCGCGCCCGCAACGCCCGTCGCGCCTGCGCCGCCCCTCGCGAGCTTCCCCGGCAGGCTCGAGCGCGAGGTCGTGGGCGCGGTGCGCATGCTGCTCGCGGACGACGCGAGCGGAGTCACGGGCCAAGTCATCGCCGCGGAT